The genomic window GGTAGGAGAAAAACAGGCGGATGTATCGTTGGTAATTCCATTGGCAGATAGGTTGTTGAGCCGTTACGGAGAAGGCACAATAAAGAGTATAAGTTTTGATAAAGGTTTTTACAAGAAAGAGAATAAAGAGTTGCTGAGTTTGTATATACCAGAGGTAATCCTTCCCCAAGAAGGGCAAGAAGAATAAGGCGGAACAGGAAGAGGAATCGGGTAAGACATTTAAGAAGCTAAGGCACAAGCACTCGGCGGTAGAATCGGATATCAATCGTTTGGAGCATCACGGCTTGGATAGGTGTCCGGACAAAGGGCTGCATGCCTTTAAAAGATATTGTGCAATGGGCGTGTTAGCTGCGAATTTGCACAAGCTGGGAAACGTGCTGCAGGAGAAGGCACGGAAGCAGTGCGAAAAGTTGCGAAAAGCCGCCTAAGCAAGCAAAAAACACGAAGAAAAACAGTCTGCCGGGAGGCAGGTACGCCCAGACAAGGCTAAAATAAAGGGGAAAACAAGGGAAATATGTAAAAGAACAGTATTTTTGCCAAAAACCCTAATCTCAAATCTTAAAATTATCTATTGGTAAATAGAAAATCGACCTCGCACTTTTACAAAAAGTGCGTTTTCGTTCAGACACTAACTACGGGAAAGCCGTATGGTTTAAAAGGATACTTTGTCACGTTGTCCAAAGTATCTGGCGACGATTGGGGGTTGGAGGCGATTCGCCTCCTTCCTACCAGCTACATAAGGATGGCCTGTGTCTTAGCGCCATCCTCAGAGCGGTTCTGCTGTGAGACCTTTCTGGTCAATACTGGCTTTCGCATCTGTTGCTCAGCATGGTTGTTATAGGGACTGACACCCTCATGTTCCAGGAACGTGAAGAGTTCCTGTTTATGGCGGTTCAGGCGTTTGATCAATCTTTGTGCGTCTTTATCCTGGCAGGGTGTTGCCAAAAACTGTTCAAGCCTGCAATACAGTCTATTTTTGAGACTGAGAAAGCATACCGGGTTTATCTGGTGCTTTTTCTCGGATAGCCGGATGGCATCCCTGAGTAATCGGGAGAGTTTTCTCCTGAAACTTTTCCATGAGACAGAATGGTTGTAGGTGTCTACTTTCACGAGTTCCGTAAACAGATGATAGAAACACCGCTGCTTTGCCAGTGCGCTTGTCTTGTTATAAGCGCCCCAGAAGTCGCAGATCAGGATGCCCTTGAAGAGTCTGCCTAAGAACCTTTTTATGACAGGCGCCCCCGATTCCGTATTATAAGGTAGTAGCAGAGGGTTTTGGTGGTAAAACACCATAACCAATGGGTTTTTCCATTCAACCGCCACCCGGTTTCATCTGCGTGCAAGACGGCGCTGGTAGAGACCTTTTGCCCAATATCGTTATACTGTGGTTCCAGGAGTGTTGCAAGAGCCTTCCAGGCCTGGGTTAAACCACCGGCGCTTACGTGAAGATTAAAAAATACGGAAACCATCTTTACAAGGTTGTTTACACTGATACCGACTACGTAATGAAGCCAGGCGGTAAAGACAACGAGGCGCAATCCGAGTCGGGCGTTTGGCAAGGCATCGGTGAGCGCGGGCGGAACGATCTTTTTGCAACAAGCACACCAGTAGCCATGAACCGTATGTTCCGTCACGACAGGGTCGACCCGGGGGATATCCTCGATGTATCGCTTATACGTTCTCACCGGTTTTTGTAATGACTGCTGGCAGTCAGGGCGCCTCTCCAGGGTATGTGTCTTATAGGCAGTTATGGTTTCCGGTCGTCTTCGGGAAACCCCCTTATGTCCTGGTTTTCTGCCACAAGGTCGTTTTCTCTTTTTACGGGTAGGCTTGAGATAAGGTGGCGTCATGCCCGAAGGGGTAGTTGGGCTTGGTTTATCGCAGAGTCGGTCATACTTCTCTGCCTTCCCGGCCAGTATCAGGATGACTTGAATCGCATCCTCTCTGTTCATCTCCAGGATGGCTCGGGCTTCATCCCTGGTCATGAGCAAGAAGCCTCCGGAAATTTTTCTCAAGAGGATACAGGTAGAGTTCCTTCGTCTGGCCATGATACCGATAGGTATTGCCCCGTTTTGCACTGCCTTTGGTTTTTCCTACACGGAGCCAATTAGCTGCCTGATAGCAAGTGCCTTGAAATCGCGCGGTATCAACAAAGGTCTCCGCCAAATACACGGGATGTCCGTAGACAGCTTCCCAGTCATGTGACAAACGCTTGAGGGCAAGGGATAATACCTTGGATGCAAGGTGTTTGACCGTAACCCAGGGGGGAATGAGAAATCGCACGTTACTGGCAATTAAATGCAAGTGGGTGCGTTTGGTGGTCTCATCCCATCCGATGAAACGGTCACGGTCTTTGACCTTCCATGCTGCGCTTGCCCATCCAAGACAGGCAACGACCTGATTGCCGATATGTACGATGTGCCTGATGTGTTCGCCAACAAGCCGGGGACATCCGAGGTAGTGATAGTGATAGAGGAGATAACCCCAGAGGTAACTCTCTTGAGGGTCTTTTACCACCTGGATCGTCGGGATTTCATACCCGGTGATAGTGCCTCCCAGTGTGCTTTTGACAAAAAGGGGTATCTGATCAAATATCTTAGGTTTCAGATTGTTTTTTGGTCGTATGCGGCCTGGAAGCGCTACCAGGCCCTGTTCTTCCAATCGCAGAAGGAGGTCTCGTGCCGCGTATTCTTTCAGCTTGCCATTGGGCTGCACCCAGTTCCAACTTTTGCAAAGTTCACGGGAAATATAACTCCGCCCTTTGAGAAAATAACTATCAATGAGCGCCTTGATAAAGGCTATATCGTCTGTATGCAGTTTCCGTGAACGGTATTGGAATAGTATAGGCTTCATAAACAGGTTCCTTTTCTCTGAAGCCTTTTATACCACAAAGGGAAAACTGACGCCAGCTTTTTTTGTATCTTAACGCCCTGATGGTTAAAACGCCTTCTGGGTTTGCTTATAAAATCGCTTGTTAATTTTTCAAAGAACTAAAGTGTTGCCAATTTAGTTTTTTGAAAAATTCCAATAAAGGCGGTGCATACCATACCGCGTAGGGGCAGGTTTGAAACCTGCCCCTACAAGACAATATTATTCCTAGTGTGCAGACATATTAATTACAAATTATATATTGTGGACAATTTTAGCTATATCGCGCCGCAAAACAGCATTTATATGTTTCGTTATTAATATGTCTCTACACTAGAGAGAATTTTTCAAAAAGCTAAATTGTCACAAATTTTGTAACTTTTTCTTCGTGCCCTTCGCGTTCCTTATGGCAAAAAGAGGCACGGGATAAATTGTCTTGAAAGCCTTGAAAATACTGATAGAATCAAGAGCAATAAAAAGCATTAGGATGCGTAAAAAACCCTGAATAGGTACGCAAAACGATTACCGTGCAAAAGCATTTTTTCCCCCAACGTTTGATTGGATAAGCCATGAGGTTCTTTTCCCATGATCACTGAGACGCCCATGATGCGGCAATACAATGAGATCAAGAGACAGCATAAGGACGCGCTGCTTTTTTTCCGGATGGGTGATTTTTATGAACTATTTTTTGAGGACGCAAAACTCGCCTCAAAGGTGCTGGGGATTACTCTCACCGCCCGGTCCAAAGGTGAGAGCGCAATCCCTATGGCGGGTGTGCCACACCATGCAGCCGAGACGTATATCCGGAGATTGATTAAGGCAGGCCTTAAGGTCGCTATCTGCGATCAATTACAAGACCCTGATGAGGCAAAGGGAATTGTCGATCGCGGCGTTACCCGGATTATTACCCCCGGGACGGTGACTGAGGACTCCCTGCTGGAGGATAAAAGCAATAACTACCTCATGGCAATACTGAACACGGGCAATCTGCTGGGATTGTCCTGGATTGATTTATCTACCGGCCAATTTGAAGTAGAGGATATCATACGGGAAAGACTCTTTGACGAGTTTGCAAGGCTGAATCCCTCTGAGGTCTTATTGCCTGAGGAAACGGTAAGGAACAACATGTCCTTTATGGAAAAGATTCGGGTGGAATGCAAGGTGATGATTACCTCACGACCGGACTGGGAGTTTTCCGTAGATACCGCCTATCAGACCCTGGCAGCCCATTTTGGCACGACCTCCCTGGAAGGGTTTGGTTGCGAAACGATTGGGCCAGCCCTGGGCGCTGCCGGAGCGGTGATCCACTATCTGAAAGAGACACAAAAGACGTCTCTCCGTCATATTATTAAAATACAACACCATCAGATAAACAACCGGGTGCTTATGGACAGGGCGACACAGCAAAGTCTGGAGCTGACACAGACCATCAGGAACGGTGACCGTGAGGGATCTTTGCTGGGTGTGCTCGATCAGACAAGGACGCCCATGGGTGGTCGGCTGCTCAGGGACTGGGTTATCAGCCCGCTGCGGGTATCTGCCGATATCAAACACCGTCAGATCGGAATAAAGGAGTTGTTTGAAAATGCCACCCTGCGGCGCGAGATCCGTGAGATACTGGGAGAT from Candidatus Brocadia sp. includes these protein-coding regions:
- a CDS encoding DUF4338 domain-containing protein, translating into MKPILFQYRSRKLHTDDIAFIKALIDSYFLKGRSYISRELCKSWNWVQPNGKLKEYAARDLLLRLEEQGLVALPGRIRPKNNLKPKIFDQIPLFVKSTLGGTITGYEIPTIQVVKDPQESYLWGYLLYHYHYLGCPRLVGEHIRHIVHIGNQVVACLGWASAAWKVKDRDRFIGWDETTKRTHLHLIASNVRFLIPPWVTVKHLASKVLSLALKRLSHDWEAVYGHPVYLAETFVDTARFQGTCYQAANWLRVGKTKGSAKRGNTYRYHGQTKELYLYPLEKNFRRLLAHDQG